The genomic interval TAGAACCCCGGCACCGACGCCCTCCCTAGAGGAACCCCCTTGTACATCACCGTGAACACCGACTCCCCGTACTTGATCCCCACCTTGTTCTCGTTCACCGCCGTGAAGCTCATCCCGATGTTCAGCGACAGCGACGCCGTGGGCACCCCGTCGGCCGCCGACGTCGCCGGAGCATTGGGGCTCACGCCGACATACTGCACGCTCACTTCCCTCAGATCGAACTGGGGCTTCTTGGGCTTCACTGCGAGCACGACGACGAGGACGACagcgaggaggaggaggaggaggaaggcGGAGAAGAGGAAGAGGCAGCAGCAGCAGCCCTTAAAGGACGCCGACGACGACGGCCGAGGGTAGTAGTGGTGATGGTGGCTCGGTGGTGGGCGGGGCGCTCTGTGCTCGCCGTTCTCGTTAGCCCTCGATGTCATTTTTCGACAATCGTGCACTGCCTGACTTCAGCCCCCTTCTCTCCTCCCCCTCCCCCCGTGTCTCTTCCTCAGTTCGTTtctagagagagacagagagagtgagTGTTCTGGTTCAGCTTTGACAtgttgaaaaaagaaaataaataaataaacggtGACAAATATAAGTGGAGAAACATTGCTTGCTTCCGAtgcgattattattattattataaatttggTCGCAGCGAGTCAAACTTATTGTCTATTTTTTAGGTTCCTTTAATGCATTTTATTTCCACACTGTCTTCACATATaatttaccaaaaataataacttattttttttattctatattttgaaattttcatatacGTTAATATTGAATTTAAGagtataaatttcaaattttaaatttagatttaaataaattttaatataattttatattataattaatttaaattcaaattcaaatttacaaTCTCTTCAATAcaatatttgaaaaacttaaaaaaaatatatttatttcaaaataaattaaataaatagtattttatttattactTCTTAAATGTTTTGTACAATATAAAGTGGGACTCTATGAAATTAATTGAGTTGTACAATGAATAACTAGTGGGATATAAGTTGCTGTAATAATGGAATATTTCTAAGCAAGGATTAATGTAACATGGCTTTATTTCACCTTTTAATTATTtaagtaaattttatttttttaaaatggaaAATCATATAATTCAATTTGCTTTTTGGTTTTTCCGATAAATTTGACTTTTGGTTCTTCCAAAGAatgcaatgaaataaaatgaaattagtcTTTATAATTTCATATTG from Malania oleifera isolate guangnan ecotype guangnan chromosome 9, ASM2987363v1, whole genome shotgun sequence carries:
- the LOC131164657 gene encoding NDR1/HIN1-like protein 13 gives rise to the protein MTSRANENGEHRAPRPPPSHHHHYYPRPSSSASFKGCCCCLFLFSAFLLLLLLAVVLVVVLAVKPKKPQFDLREVSVQYVGVSPNAPATSAADGVPTASLSLNIGMSFTAVNENKVGIKYGESVFTVMYKGVPLGRASVPGFYQPAHSVRRLNTTVAVDRVNLLQPYATNLMQDALVRDRVELRILGDVGAKIRLMGVTSPAVQIYNAEGTNERCNM